A genomic region of Aspergillus oryzae RIB40 DNA, chromosome 1 contains the following coding sequences:
- a CDS encoding F-box protein (predicted protein) encodes MVLFTDLPIEIQHRILSFLHAHRDVAALSIQCRSLHALCDMPMRKKYRRLRIDSKDKSLNKAFATRKSSCFAPRYVKQDSQVQRQVAFSTWLCKQRPSYWEPRRLHLPGLDCALYLGFTRTRVIGNAPAVLQLYWLLLARSKPRFRISQLPSGKAASSG; translated from the exons ATGGTTCTATTTACTGATCTGCCAATTGAGATTCAGCATCGAATCCTGTCATTCTTGCATGCTCACCGCGATGTTGCCGCGCTCTCCATACAATGCCGCTCACTGCACGCCCTGTGCGACATGCCCATGCGCAAGAAGTACCGGCGACTGCGCATCGACAGCAAAGACAAGAGCTTGAATAAAGCATTTG CGACCAGGAAAAGCAGCTGCTTCGCGCCGCGATATGTAAAGCAGGATTCACAGGTTCAGAGACAGGTCGCATTCTCAACATGGTTATGCAAACAGAGGCCG TCCTACTGGGAGCCGAGGCGTCTACATCTCCCAGGCCTTGACTGCGCTCTTTATCTCGGTTTCACCAGAACTAGAGTCATTGGCAACGCCCCCGCCGTTCTTCAACTATACTGGCTTTTACTTGCCCGATCAAAGCCACGATTTCGAATCAGTCAACTACCCTCTGGAAAGGCTGCTTCGTCAGGTTAA
- a CDS encoding uncharacterized protein (predicted transporter (major facilitator superfamily)) — MNHNEILALEHKTWDALCISGSTLIPLLSDDCIMVFPGGMKLSKESHPTLSSILAKKSLTHDVEENRLQPATQFKPWRQRFRSHLVIVSLFLCLFLAALDTTIVAPALPVIASHLNATTSEYTWVGSAYTLASTSTTPLWAKISDIWGRRVILMVANVFFLCGSLVCALSRTPLMLIGGRVLQGVGSGGIIVMVTIIVADLFPIRERAKYYALTGIVWAISSGVGPILGGVFTQTIGWRWCFYINLPFDGISLIILFFFLHLEPVTTAVSTLRSFDWIGSVLVVGGTVCFLYGLESGSGNEHSWDSAFTLGLLIGGILILLIWGYYEWAIAKCPVIPLRLLISRSTVPCLLTAFFHSFTFISFSYFNPLYFQTVLGVSPIQSGLYLFALVLPLSAMTLGSGLFVQRTGKYRPVIWIGCPLMTVGTGLFIDFGPRLVLWKIVAYQLIAGIGAGPLFQAPMIAFQNALKPENVAAGNAAFAFLKNLATSLSLVIGGVVAQSGTGEFRLVDSNAETEKDGGGTVDHTAFVAGLSHMWIFYTALCGVMTIASLTIQKRRLGDEHGDEEIVPDVN; from the exons AGAAGTCACTGACTCATGACGTCGAGGAAAACAGATTGCAACCAGCCACTCAGTTCAAACCTTGGCGACAACGATTTCGATCCCATCTTGTGATTGTCTCACTCTTTCTCTGTCTGTTTCTGGCTGCACTCGACACCACTATAGTTGCACCCGCATTGCCAGTCATAGCTAGCCATCTCAATGCGACAACATCGGAATATACCTGGGTTGGCAGCGCCTATACCCTGGCGAGTACTTCGACAACTCCACTATGGGCCAAGATATCAGACATCTGGGGCCGCAGAGTGATTTTAATGGTTGCCAATGTGTTTTTTCTATGTGGGAGCCTTGTCTGTGCCCTTAGTAGAACCCCTCTCATGCTGATCGGAGGACGAGTGTTACAAGGAGTGGGTAGTGGGGGAATCATTGTGATGGTGACGATAATAGTTGCGGATTTATTTCCCATTCGCGAAAGGGCGAAATATTATGCATTGACGGGGATAGTGTGGGCTATCTCCAGTGGTGTCGGTCCTATCTTAGGGGGAGTATTCACGCAAACAATTGGCTGGCGATGGTGCT TTTATATTAATCTACCGTTCGATGGCATCTCGCTGattattctgttcttcttcctacaTCTAGAGCCAGTAACCACAGCTGTTTCCACCCTCCGCTCATTTGACTGGATTGGCTCCGTTCTGGTAGTTGGGGGTACTGTCTGCTTTCTATATGGACTCGAATCAGGGAGCGGCAACGAACATAGCTGGGACTCAGCATTTACCCTGGGCCTACTCATTGGAGGAATTTTGATTCTACTCATATGGGGATATTATGAGTGGGCCATCGCCAAGTGCCCTGTCATCCCCCTCCGCCTTCTGATCAGTCGATCAACGGTCCCTTGCCTTCTTACTGCCTTTTTCCACAGTTTCActttcatctccttcagCTACTTCAACCCGCTCTACTTTCAGACAGTTCTTGGCGTCAGTCCCATCCAGTCCGGCCTTTACTTATTTGCCCTGGTGCTACCCTTGTCGGCCATGACGCTTGGCAGTGGACTATTCGTGCAACGCACAGGCAAATACCGCCCAGTGATCTGGATTGGATGCCCCCTCATGACGGTTGGAACGGGCCTGTTCATTGATTTTGGACCCCGTCTAGTGTTATGGAAAATTGTGGCCTACCAGTTGATTGCTGGGATTGGCGCTGGTCCACTATTCCAGGCACCGATGATCGCCTTTCAAAATGCGTTGAAGCCGGAGAACGTGGCTGCCGGGAATGCTGCCTTCGCATTTCTGAAGAATCTAGCAACGTCTCTATCGCTGGTTATCGGGGGTGTGGTGGCGCAAAGTGGAACAGGCGAGTTTCGTTTGGTGGACTCAAATGCAGAGACTGAGAAAGACGGGGGAGGAACGGTCGACCACACTGCATTTGTCGCTGGTTTGAGCCATATGTGGATCTTTTATACGGCCCTTTGTGGTGTCATGACGATTGCCTCTCTTACCATCCAGAAGCGTAGGTTAGGTGATGAGCatggcgatgaagagataGTTCCAGATGTAAATTAA
- a CDS encoding VOC family protein (predicted protein) → MSRPNLDHIVILISHDALLTLSDHLQDHFVIAPGGTHADGLTSNKLILLPDGVYLEFIAFAKDADPEQRRKHRWGNLKENTIIDWALTLPSESDFAAVQQRVLDSNAGFSYQDPIAGGRKREDGVNLEWAISAARDAHGNAITPGHLPFWCLDRTPRHLRVPYQEQSDLTRHPSGVLGISSLSVSVPEAQLSGFSTVYDAIYTPEGSAGLEPRNWHYEVPSGLGAGRHTISLSANEVEAAIRLTFHGEKPGQVELLPGLIVAVESE, encoded by the coding sequence ATGTCTCGTCCAAATCTCGATCACAttgtcatcctcatctctcATGATGCTCTCCTGACCCTATCCGACCACCTCCAAGATCACTTCGTTATCGCCCCAGGCGGGACCCATGCCGATGGACTGACCTCGAATAAATTAATTCTCCTCCCAGATGGAGTCTACCTTGAATTCATTGCCTTTGCCAAAGACGCCGATCCCGAGCAACGCAGGAAGCATCGCTGGGGAAACCTAAAGGAAAACACGATCATTGACTGGGCTCTCACATTGCCGAGCGAAAGTGACTTCGCAGCGGTCCAACAACGAGTTCTCGACTCAAACGCCGGCTTTTCCTATCAAGATCCAATTGCCGGAGGTCGAAAGAGGGAAGACGGAGTCAATTTGGAATGGGCAATCAGTGCTGCGAGAGACGCACATGGCAATGCAATCACCCCTGGCCATCTGCCATTTTGGTGCCTCGATAGAACCCCCCGGCACTTGCGAGTGCCCTACCAGGAGCAGTCTGATCTGACCCGGCATCCTAGTGGGGTGTTAGGTATATCCTCGCTCTCAGTGTCTGTTCCGGAGGCACAGCTTTCTGGTTTCTCAACTGTGTACGATGCGATTTACACTCCTGAAGGTTCGGCGGGGTTAGAGCCCCGAAACTGGCATTATGAGGTTCCCTCGGGATTGGGAGCTGGGAGACATACCATTTCCCTATCTGCGAACGAGGTGGAAGCCGCGATCAGACTTACTTTTCATGGAGAAAAGCCAGGCCAAGTTGAACTTTTGCCCGGGCTTATAGTTGCAGTTGAGTCAGAGTAG
- a CDS encoding uncharacterized protein (predicted protein) — MGVMQLIHRLPSIEMIGTDILEEDENGAARLEPRSSTISRFAIHHSSLDTYYLANVVYSCKVLKEFQYSIGGRDVPGGSYSKFNPKTFFFTILPHRETLEILDVDAECHVTEFSWEVVEYEELDERFEEWGGRRDAEHVWTGTPPDSLWEQSGSLLEFRALKRLSLGIHILMYYAQGVNLAKKESFSLVDCLPPNLEYLLIRGYENGASEMHDAQIDSLVAWKNSGLSSLIEIQGITECIPHAEDVDDPDDEDAPLWEREEEWSSESD, encoded by the coding sequence ATGGGAGTTATGCAACTTATTCATCGTTTGCCATCTATAGAGATGATCGGCACAGATATTTtagaagaggatgagaacgGGGCGGCGAGGCTGGAGCCCAGATCATCTACCATTAGTCGATTCGccattcatcattcatcGCTGGATACGTATTACCTCGCCAATGTCGTATACTCATGCAAGGTTCTGAAGGAGTTCCAGTACTCTATCGGGGGGAGGGACGTACCAGGCGGAAGCTATTCGAAATTCAATCCAAAGACGTTTTTCTTCACGATCTTGCCGCACAGAGAGACCTTGGAAATATTGGATGTGGATGCGGAGTGTCATGTTACTGAATTCAGCTGGGAGGTGGTGGAATATGAGGAATTGGATGAACGTTTTGAGGAATGGGGTGGTCGACGTGATGCGGAGCATGTTTGGACAGGGACGCCACCGGACTCATTATGGGAGCAGAGCGGATCACTATTGGAGTTTCGCGCATTGAAACGATTGAGTCTTGGGATTCACATTCTGATGTATTATGCTCAGGGTGTCAACCtagcaaagaaagagagcttCAGTCTGGTTGATTGCTTGCCGCCGAACCTGGAGTATCTGCTCATTCGGGGGTATGAGAATGGTGCAAGCGAGATGCATGATGCTCAGATTGATTCGCTGGTGGCATGGAAAAATAGTGGTCTATCCAGCCTCATAGAGATCCAGGGAATTACGGAGTGCATACCGCATGCCGAGGATGTGGACGATcctgatgatgaagatgccCCACTGTGGGAACGAGAAGAGGAGTGGTCTTCAGAATCCGATTGA
- a CDS encoding NADPH-dependent FMN reductase (predicted flavoprotein) — protein sequence MAQPVVEPFRTTDTLGKLHYREALSIRTPQSLALPESEDDPAVRQKHRPFILSNTAEEDWVSDLELTTALKMAENNLKNTNQRLKVLVLYGSLRQRSYSRLVAFEACRILFRLGCDVRVFDPEGLPVKNDVDHGHPKVQELRGLSQWSDGHIWVSPEQHGNLVSIPSPTPLNPTKHHFHLY from the coding sequence ATGGCGCAGCCTGTTGTTGAACCGTTTAGAACCACGGATACACTTGGAAAACTCCATTATCGAGAAGCTTTATCAATTCGTACACCTCAGTCTCTAGCTTTACcagagagtgaagatgacccTGCTGTTCGGCAAAAGCATCGCCCATTCATTCTGAGCAACACAGCGGAAGAAGACTGGGTCAGCGACCTGGAACTGACGACTGCCTTGAAAATGGCCGAGAATAACCTAAAGAATACGAACCAGAGGCTCAAGGTCCTGGTACTGTACGGGAGTCTACGCCAAAGATCATATTCACGGCTTGTGGCATTTGAAGCATGTCGCATCCTCTTTCGACTCGGTTGCGATGTCCGCGTTTTCGACCCGGAGGGACTCCCAGTGAAGAACGACGTCGACCACGGTCACCCCAAGGTACAGGAACTCCGTGGCCTCAGCCAGTGGAGCGATGGACATATTTGGGTCTCACCTGAACAACACGGCAACCTTGTCAGTATCCCTTCCCCAACTCCGCTTAATCCAACGAAGCATCATTTCCACTTATATTAA
- a CDS encoding uncharacterized protein (predicted protein) has translation MANELLITINDLGNVACRNVEAVNSAATEVPLDHIRKILSTYVFVFQDPNELKKMFENTTPENVEIRNGMRKLRLKILRPVPYELLTLDERHGCMKGPNMSALEQSWRTACKAIPKNHSIEEIIFDMSYDQQIELIHISWLLQNISTTMSLKARGPFHCQVQGCKSDRKAFLEKSLVGV, from the coding sequence ATGGCCAACGAACTGctcatcaccatcaacgATCTTGGAAACGTTGCGTGCCGTAACGTTGAAGCCGTCAATTCAGCCGCCACAGAGGTCCCACTAGATCATATCCGAAAGATCCTGTCGACGTATGTCTTCGTCTTTCAAGATCCCAATGAGCTAAAGAAAATGTTCGAGAATACCACGCCGGAGAATGTGGAGATACGCAATGGGATGCGCAAACTACGTCTCAAGATCCTGCGTCCCGTTCCGTATGAATTGTTGACTCTGGATGAAAGGCACGGCTGTATGAAAGGGCCGAACATGTCTGCACTCGAACAAAGTTGGAGAACTGCCTGTAAGGCTATTCCCAAGAACCACAGCATCGAGGAAATCATTTTCGATATGTCCTACGATCAGCAAATTGAACTCATCCATATAAGTTGGTTGCTGCAGAATATCAGCACTACTATGAGTCTCAAGGCGAGAGGGCCTTTCCACTGTCAGGTTCAGGGTTGTAAGAGCGATAGGAAAGCATTCTTAGAAAAAAGTCTTGTCGGAGTTTGA